From Lampris incognitus isolate fLamInc1 chromosome 13, fLamInc1.hap2, whole genome shotgun sequence, one genomic window encodes:
- the LOC130123282 gene encoding gastrula zinc finger protein XlCGF8.2DB-like, with protein MKSYKKPYNKCKICGKVLYNLEIFKIHMTFHTGEKPFKCTTCGRDFTWKYDMERHTRTHAGEKPFGCAMCGTMFTHKSHLQTHIRTHTGEKPFRCGTCGKMFTWKSHLQGHVRTHTGEKPFRCVTCGKMFTHKSNLQTHMRTHTGEKPFTCGTCGKMFTQKSHLQRHGRTHTGEKPFRCATRGEMFTHKSDLQRHARTHTGEKPFTCASCGKMFTRKSHLQRHVMIHTGEKPFTCASCGKMFTRKSHLQRHVMIHTGEKPFGCVTCGKMFTHKSNLKIHMRTHTGEKPFTCATCGKMFTQKSDLQKHVRTHAGEKPFRCATCGKMFPRKSDLQAHIRTHTGEKPFGCSTCWKMFSHKSNLQKHIRTHPVESHSGAVIVEMGSAQNGISNDMP; from the coding sequence ATGAAATCTTACAAAAAGCCCTACAACAAGTGCAAAATTTGTGGGAAAGTTCTTTATAATTTGGAAATTTTTAAAATTCACATGACATTTCACACAGGGGAAAAGCCTTTCAAATGCACCACTTGTGGGAGAGATTTTACCTGGAAGTATGACATGGAGAGGCATACAAGGACTCATGCAGGGGAGAAACCATTCGGATGCGCCATGTGTGGGACAATGTTTACCCACAAGTcacatttacaaacacacataaggactcatacaggggagaaaccaTTCAGATGCGGCacttgtgggaaaatgtttacctggAAGTCACATTTACAAGggcatgtaaggactcatacaggggagaaaccaTTCAGATGTgtcacatgtgggaaaatgtttacccacaagtcaaatttacaaacacacatgaggactcatacaggggagaagccattcacatgcggcacttgtgggaaaatgtttactcaGAAGTCACATTTACAAAGGCATggaaggactcatacaggggagaaaccaTTCAGATGCGCCACACGTGGGGAAATGTTTACCCACAAGTCAGATTTACAAAGGCAtgcaaggactcatacaggggagaagccattcacatgcgcctcttgtgggaaaatgtttacccggaagtcacatttacaaaggcatgtaatgattcatacaggggagaagccattcacatgcgcctcttgtgggaaaatgtttacccggaagtcacatttacaaaggcatgtaatgattcatacaggggagaagccattcggatgtgtcacatgtgggaaaatgtttacccacaagTCAAATTTGAAAATACACatgaggactcatacaggggagaagccattcacatgcgccacttgtgggaaaatgtttacccagaagtcagatTTACAAAAGCATGTAAGGACTCATGCAGgcgagaagccattcagatgcgccacatgtgggaaaatgtttccCCGCAAGTCAGATTTACAAGCtcacataaggactcatacaggggagaagccattcggaTGCAGCACGTGTTGGAAAATGTTTTCCCACAAGTCAAATTTACAAAAGCACATAAGGACTCATCCAGTGGAGAGCCATTCAGGAGCTGTGATTGTGGAAATGGGTTCAGCTCAAAATGGCATCTCAAACGACATGCCATGA